From one Halosimplex rubrum genomic stretch:
- a CDS encoding MMPL family transporter produces MRGIERAVDGLIDHSRAVIVVMLVLTLVVGTGASMVEQSSSLDQFQTDSPEAETLDYIGENFSTGSENTTTAQVIVRDDNVLDRESLVGLIEYQQTLRANETVNGTLAEGSSTASIANALATAAIQQEAGRDVQSVAAELRALNRTVTEERRAIEARNRTLSATAGSLERQLTVLRQNPNASVSAAFADVRANTSVDLNESDAATFRTAAQRLRDATSESAAEEAYRLGTEGVLAAEYQALQERSERLQSQGERLEALAEELSTERAELANASNATLAEQRAQLESMNASEVDAIVATVLGAGSSGGGGGSGAGVFALMPTDYEPGSTTAEATMLIVTQSSHGSAVNTGSASDAVTDAQLAMQALAGDAGGSSYLVFGSGVIAEEITNSMTDSLLIVGPLALLFVLVALAVAYRDLLDIVLGLVGIGAVLLWTFGFMGWADIAFNQIFIAVPVLLIGLSIDYAIHIFMRHREERTNGDGDDDALAPRGSMRTALTGVGIALVYVTATTVIGFLSNLTSPVPPIRDFGVVSSVGIVAALAVFGLLIPAIKVELDELLESRGIDRTKRAFGTGGGAFSSVLSVGATGARKAPYLVILLAVLVSAGGAYGATQVDTAFSQEDFLAEDPPGWMDELPEPFAPSDYSAKQNLQYVNDNFVRQDSQAQVLVEGEIARAETLDALADAQALAAEKGVTQTLSNGDARITSPLTVMRSVAASNESFNATLAAADTDGDGVPDRDVAAVYDALYETAPDEAAGVLSQTDGRYEAARLVVAIEGGADGDAITTQMRDVAAQVDGSGLEATATGSAILNKIVQDELLNTVVQSLVITLVATFVFLMITYRITEGSATLGVVTLLPVAFSVMWILGTMYLLDIPFNVLTGMITSLTVGLGVAYSIHLSERYNQELTRTRDVWTAMDRAVTGTGGALLGSAATTVGGFGTLVFAILPPLQQFGTITGLTIVYAFLASVLVLPSLLVVWTRFVEPDGIGLSDGDDPSDGATAPTASVTDAPVATRELSRTVAGPGETVTATVRLRGVDDRVVLREETGGDATVVERSPDPVDVSVNGGSVYVAWDGGEPAITYEVAVPADARDGERLGLEGEALLAGESSPVEGDAAVEVVTNVFERITASGSVSQSDLRAAYDRFEAGALSRSQLERVNRAWLRDGEVTVERPADD; encoded by the coding sequence ATGAGAGGGATCGAACGCGCCGTCGACGGGTTGATCGACCACAGCCGGGCGGTCATCGTCGTCATGCTCGTGCTCACGCTCGTCGTGGGGACCGGGGCGTCGATGGTCGAGCAGAGCTCGTCGCTCGACCAGTTCCAGACGGACTCGCCGGAGGCCGAGACGCTCGATTACATCGGTGAGAACTTCTCGACCGGGTCGGAGAACACGACCACGGCGCAGGTCATCGTTCGGGACGACAACGTCCTCGACCGCGAGTCGCTCGTGGGCCTGATCGAGTATCAGCAAACCCTGCGCGCCAACGAGACGGTCAACGGGACCCTCGCGGAGGGTTCGTCGACGGCGAGCATCGCGAACGCACTCGCGACGGCGGCCATCCAGCAGGAGGCGGGTCGCGACGTGCAGTCCGTCGCCGCCGAGCTACGGGCGCTCAACCGGACCGTCACCGAGGAGCGCCGCGCGATCGAAGCGCGCAACCGGACGCTCTCGGCGACGGCGGGGTCGCTCGAACGACAGCTGACGGTCCTCCGACAGAACCCGAACGCGAGTGTCTCGGCGGCGTTCGCCGACGTGCGCGCGAACACGTCCGTCGACCTGAACGAGTCCGACGCCGCGACGTTCCGGACGGCCGCCCAGCGGCTCCGCGACGCGACCTCGGAGTCGGCCGCCGAGGAGGCCTACCGACTCGGGACCGAGGGCGTCCTCGCCGCGGAGTACCAGGCGCTCCAGGAGCGCTCCGAACGGCTCCAGTCCCAGGGCGAGCGTCTGGAGGCGCTCGCCGAGGAGCTGTCGACCGAGCGCGCGGAGCTGGCGAACGCCAGCAACGCGACGCTGGCGGAGCAGCGCGCGCAGCTGGAGTCGATGAACGCCTCGGAGGTCGACGCGATCGTCGCCACGGTGCTCGGCGCCGGTAGCAGCGGCGGTGGCGGCGGTAGCGGTGCCGGCGTCTTCGCGCTCATGCCGACCGACTACGAGCCGGGGTCGACGACAGCCGAGGCCACGATGCTGATCGTCACGCAGTCCAGCCACGGGTCGGCGGTCAACACCGGGTCGGCCTCCGACGCCGTGACCGACGCGCAACTCGCGATGCAGGCGCTCGCCGGCGACGCGGGCGGCAGCTCGTATCTCGTCTTCGGTTCGGGCGTCATCGCCGAGGAGATAACCAACTCGATGACCGACAGCCTGCTCATCGTCGGGCCGCTGGCGCTGCTGTTCGTCCTCGTCGCCCTCGCGGTCGCCTACCGCGACCTGCTCGACATCGTCCTCGGGCTGGTCGGGATCGGCGCCGTCCTCCTGTGGACGTTCGGCTTCATGGGGTGGGCGGACATCGCGTTCAACCAGATATTCATCGCCGTACCGGTCCTGCTGATCGGGCTCTCTATCGACTACGCGATCCACATCTTCATGCGCCACAGGGAGGAGCGCACGAACGGTGACGGTGACGACGACGCGCTCGCCCCCCGCGGGTCGATGCGGACGGCCCTGACCGGGGTCGGGATCGCGCTGGTGTACGTCACCGCGACCACAGTCATCGGCTTCCTCTCGAACCTGACGAGCCCGGTCCCGCCGATCCGCGACTTCGGCGTCGTCAGCTCCGTCGGCATCGTCGCGGCGCTGGCCGTCTTCGGCCTTCTGATCCCGGCGATCAAGGTCGAACTCGACGAGCTGCTGGAATCCCGCGGGATCGACCGGACCAAACGCGCCTTCGGGACCGGCGGCGGCGCGTTCTCCTCCGTGCTGTCGGTCGGCGCGACCGGCGCCCGGAAGGCCCCGTATCTCGTCATCCTCCTGGCCGTGCTGGTCAGCGCCGGCGGTGCATACGGCGCGACGCAGGTCGACACCGCGTTCAGCCAGGAGGACTTCCTCGCGGAGGACCCGCCCGGCTGGATGGACGAGCTCCCCGAGCCGTTCGCGCCCAGCGACTACTCCGCGAAGCAGAACCTCCAGTACGTCAACGACAACTTCGTCCGGCAGGACTCCCAGGCACAGGTGCTCGTGGAAGGCGAGATAGCGCGGGCTGAGACGCTCGACGCGCTCGCCGACGCGCAGGCGCTGGCCGCCGAGAAGGGGGTGACCCAGACCCTCTCCAACGGCGACGCGAGGATCACGAGCCCGCTGACGGTGATGCGGTCGGTCGCCGCGAGCAACGAGTCGTTCAACGCGACCCTGGCCGCGGCCGACACCGACGGTGACGGCGTCCCCGACCGGGACGTGGCGGCCGTCTACGACGCGCTCTACGAGACCGCCCCGGACGAGGCGGCCGGCGTCCTCTCTCAGACCGACGGACGGTACGAGGCCGCGCGCCTGGTCGTCGCCATCGAGGGCGGCGCCGACGGCGACGCGATCACGACCCAGATGCGCGACGTGGCGGCGCAGGTCGACGGGTCCGGTCTGGAAGCGACCGCCACCGGGAGCGCGATCCTCAACAAAATCGTCCAGGACGAACTGCTCAACACCGTCGTCCAGAGCCTGGTCATCACGCTCGTGGCGACGTTCGTCTTCCTGATGATCACCTACCGGATCACGGAGGGGAGCGCGACGCTGGGCGTCGTCACGCTGTTGCCGGTCGCGTTCAGCGTGATGTGGATCCTCGGGACGATGTACCTGCTCGACATCCCGTTCAACGTCCTGACGGGGATGATCACGAGCCTGACGGTCGGGCTGGGCGTCGCCTACAGCATCCACCTCTCCGAGCGCTACAACCAGGAACTCACCCGCACGCGGGACGTGTGGACCGCGATGGACCGCGCCGTCACCGGCACCGGCGGCGCGCTGCTGGGGTCGGCGGCGACGACCGTCGGCGGGTTCGGGACGCTCGTGTTCGCCATCCTCCCGCCGCTCCAGCAGTTCGGGACGATCACCGGTCTCACGATCGTCTACGCGTTCCTTGCGAGCGTGCTCGTCCTCCCGAGCCTGCTGGTCGTCTGGACCCGGTTCGTCGAACCGGACGGTATCGGGCTGTCCGACGGGGACGACCCGTCCGACGGCGCGACGGCGCCCACCGCGTCGGTGACCGACGCCCCCGTAGCCACCCGCGAACTCAGTCGGACGGTCGCCGGTCCCGGTGAGACCGTGACCGCAACGGTCCGGTTGCGCGGCGTCGACGACCGCGTCGTCCTCCGGGAGGAGACCGGCGGTGACGCGACCGTCGTCGAGCGGTCGCCCGACCCAGTCGACGTGAGCGTCAACGGCGGATCCGTCTACGTCGCGTGGGACGGCGGCGAACCCGCGATCACCTACGAGGTCGCCGTTCCGGCGGACGCCCGCGACGGCGAACGCCTCGGGCTCGAGGGCGAGGCGCTGCTGGCGGGCGAGTCCTCCCCGGTCGAGGGCGACGCGGCCGTCGAAGTCGTCACCAACGTGTTCGAGCGCATCACCGCGTCGGGGTCGGTCTCGCAGAGCGACCTGCGCGCCGCCTACGACCGGTTCGAAGCCGGGGCCCTCTCCCGGTCGCAGCTCGAACGGGTCAACCGCGCCTGGCTCAGGGACGGCGAGGTGACGGTCGAACGCCCGGCGGATGACTGA
- a CDS encoding TetR/AcrR family transcriptional regulator produces the protein MLATYRALLEHGYAGLSISRIADELDKSKASIYYHYDSKDDLLGAFLAYAADRFQSSILTESGDDPREDLERVIEKLLPLRPDEEERQIQAVFLGLRGQAVTNATFREQFTELDEQLAATIREVVERGIDEGAFRDVDADRVAEHVLATINGAMYGRATSDRETAVAAVRVSLSSYLDAELRRS, from the coding sequence ATGCTGGCGACGTATCGGGCGCTTCTCGAACACGGGTACGCCGGGCTGTCGATCTCCCGGATCGCCGACGAACTCGACAAGTCGAAGGCCTCGATCTACTACCACTACGACTCGAAGGACGACCTGCTCGGCGCGTTCCTGGCGTACGCGGCCGACCGGTTCCAGTCGTCGATACTGACCGAGAGCGGTGACGACCCCCGGGAGGACCTCGAACGCGTGATCGAGAAACTGCTCCCGCTCCGGCCCGACGAGGAGGAGCGCCAGATCCAGGCGGTCTTCCTCGGACTGCGCGGCCAGGCCGTGACCAACGCCACGTTCCGCGAGCAGTTCACCGAGCTCGACGAGCAGCTCGCCGCGACGATCCGGGAGGTCGTCGAACGGGGGATCGACGAGGGTGCGTTCCGCGACGTCGACGCCGACCGCGTCGCCGAGCACGTCCTCGCGACGATCAACGGCGCGATGTACGGCCGCGCCACGAGCGACCGCGAGACGGCCGTCGCCGCGGTTCGCGTCTCGCTGTCCTCGTATCTCGACGCCGAACTGCGCCGGTCCTGA
- a CDS encoding glycoside hydrolase family 13 protein — translation MTQPRQTQDSRIDREWWKEAVVYQVYPRSFNDSDGDGIGDIPGITERVDYLDELGVDVVWLSPVYDSPNHDNGYDIRDYRAINEEFGDMADWERLRDALHDRDMKLIMDLVVNHTSNEHEWFRRSRRGEGEYADYYHWVEGEPDDPPNNWQSLFGGSAWSYDDEREAWYLHVFNENQPDLNWRNPDVREAVKEIVTWWVDRGIDGFRMDAISHLSKTEGYPDGDPEEPGPLGSEHYTFGPRLGEYLDELGAVVPEEAMSAGEMGGADADDAREFVRRGDCLDMVFHFDHLDVDQADDWTDDNWGEWSLPEFKELMTRNQRAVAEPAWEALFLGNHDHPRIVSRFGDDSYRRRSATCIATFLLTMRGTPYLYQGQELGMTNSEFESLSEIDDAMTVGLVEDMLSAGTVDSFDDVREAVNYRSRDHARTPMHWSDDDGAGFTDGDPWLALNDNYTEVNAAAARADEGSVFHHYRRLIELRDDDPVFVYGDYDPLLPDDDQFYAFTRQLDGERRLVVCNWSDEPATFDPEGFTADGAEIIVSNCDDAPADPVGATVRPFEAVVYEL, via the coding sequence ATGACACAGCCACGACAGACACAGGACAGTCGTATCGACCGCGAGTGGTGGAAAGAGGCCGTCGTCTATCAGGTCTACCCGCGGAGCTTCAACGACAGCGACGGCGACGGGATCGGCGACATCCCCGGTATCACCGAGCGCGTCGACTACCTCGACGAGCTGGGCGTCGACGTGGTGTGGCTCTCGCCCGTCTACGACTCGCCGAACCACGACAACGGCTACGACATCCGCGACTACCGGGCCATCAACGAGGAGTTCGGCGACATGGCCGACTGGGAGCGGCTACGCGACGCGCTCCACGACCGGGACATGAAGCTCATCATGGACCTGGTCGTCAACCACACCTCCAACGAGCACGAGTGGTTCCGGCGCTCCCGGCGCGGGGAGGGCGAGTACGCCGACTACTACCACTGGGTCGAGGGCGAACCCGACGACCCCCCGAACAACTGGCAGTCGCTGTTCGGCGGCTCGGCGTGGTCCTACGACGACGAGCGCGAGGCGTGGTACCTCCACGTCTTCAACGAGAACCAGCCCGACCTGAACTGGCGCAATCCCGACGTGCGCGAGGCGGTCAAAGAGATCGTCACCTGGTGGGTCGACCGGGGTATCGACGGCTTCCGCATGGACGCCATCAGCCACCTCTCGAAGACGGAAGGGTACCCCGACGGCGACCCCGAGGAACCCGGACCGCTGGGCTCGGAGCACTACACCTTCGGCCCGCGGCTGGGCGAGTACCTCGACGAACTCGGTGCGGTCGTCCCGGAGGAGGCGATGTCGGCCGGGGAGATGGGCGGCGCCGACGCCGACGACGCCCGCGAGTTCGTCCGGCGGGGCGACTGCCTGGACATGGTGTTCCACTTCGACCACCTCGACGTGGACCAGGCCGACGACTGGACCGACGACAACTGGGGCGAGTGGAGCCTCCCCGAGTTCAAGGAGCTGATGACCCGCAACCAGCGGGCGGTCGCCGAGCCGGCCTGGGAAGCGCTCTTCCTCGGTAACCACGACCATCCGCGGATCGTCTCGCGGTTCGGCGACGACTCGTACCGTCGGCGCTCGGCGACGTGCATCGCCACCTTCCTGCTGACGATGCGGGGCACGCCCTACCTCTACCAGGGTCAGGAACTCGGGATGACCAACAGCGAGTTCGAGAGCCTGTCGGAGATCGACGACGCGATGACGGTCGGGCTCGTCGAGGACATGCTCTCGGCCGGCACCGTCGACTCGTTCGACGACGTGCGCGAGGCGGTCAACTACCGCAGCCGCGACCACGCCCGCACGCCGATGCACTGGAGCGACGACGACGGCGCCGGCTTCACCGACGGCGACCCGTGGCTGGCACTCAACGACAACTACACCGAGGTCAACGCCGCGGCCGCCCGCGCCGACGAGGGGTCGGTCTTCCACCACTACCGCCGGCTGATCGAGTTGCGCGACGACGACCCCGTCTTCGTCTACGGCGACTACGACCCCCTCCTCCCCGACGACGACCAGTTCTACGCGTTCACCCGCCAGCTCGACGGCGAGCGCCGACTCGTCGTCTGCAACTGGTCCGACGAGCCGGCGACCTTCGACCCCGAGGGCTTCACCGCGGACGGCGCCGAGATCATCGTGAGCAACTGCGACGACGCCCCGGCCGACCCCGTCGGTGCGACCGTCCGCCCGTTCGAGGCCGTCGTCTACGAGCTCTGA
- a CDS encoding glycoside hydrolase family 13 protein — protein MSGVTDDERAWWKEAVVYQVYPKSFDDSDGDGVGDLSGLVGRVDYLDELGVDAVWLNPVYESPQADNGYDIADYRAIDDAYGDMSDWERLRDELHERGIRLIMDLVVNHTSDEHEWFRRSRREEGGYADYYHWVEGEPDEPPNDWESVFGGPAWTYDDEREAWYLHLFDEKQPDLNWADPDVREAVYDMMEWWLGKGIDGFRMDVINLVSKAEGYPDGGDSGGAEHFMNGPRVHEYVGEMVEEVLDDEEVLAVGETPGVSVDDAREYVGEDGDGLSMLFQFEHVTFDHGEHKFDADEPDLVEFKEILAKWQEGLADDGWNSLYLNNHDQPRMVSRFGDDDEYRRKSAKLLGTLTHTLGGTPFVYQGEEIGMTNSEFGSREALRDVEVRNYVESAVDDEDGHADSYEDVREAVEAMSRDNARTPMQWDDGEAAGFTDGDPWIDANPNYAEVNVSRARADPDSVFHYYRDLVALRERDLLVYGDFELLAPDHPSLFAYTRSLAGADDEPTERALVVLNVDDEPTTFEVPADVTVDGLELALANDDAPAVPGRTLDLGPWEARVYLTPAPEQQALDTER, from the coding sequence ATGAGCGGCGTCACCGACGACGAGCGCGCCTGGTGGAAGGAGGCGGTCGTCTACCAGGTCTACCCGAAGAGTTTCGACGACAGCGACGGCGACGGCGTCGGCGACCTGTCGGGGCTGGTCGGCCGCGTCGACTACCTCGACGAGCTGGGCGTCGACGCCGTCTGGCTCAACCCCGTCTACGAGTCGCCCCAGGCCGACAACGGCTACGACATCGCCGACTACCGGGCGATCGACGACGCCTACGGCGACATGAGCGACTGGGAGCGGTTGCGCGACGAACTCCACGAACGAGGGATTCGTCTGATCATGGATCTCGTCGTCAACCACACCTCCGACGAACACGAGTGGTTCCGGCGCTCCCGGCGTGAAGAGGGCGGGTACGCCGACTACTACCACTGGGTCGAGGGCGAACCCGACGAACCGCCCAACGACTGGGAGTCGGTGTTCGGCGGCCCCGCGTGGACCTACGACGACGAGCGCGAGGCGTGGTACCTCCATCTGTTCGACGAGAAACAGCCCGACCTGAACTGGGCCGATCCGGACGTGCGCGAGGCGGTCTACGACATGATGGAGTGGTGGCTCGGAAAGGGCATCGACGGCTTCCGGATGGACGTTATCAACCTCGTCTCGAAGGCCGAAGGGTACCCCGACGGCGGCGATTCGGGCGGCGCGGAGCACTTCATGAACGGCCCGCGCGTCCACGAGTACGTCGGCGAGATGGTCGAGGAGGTCCTCGACGACGAGGAGGTCCTGGCCGTCGGCGAGACCCCCGGCGTCTCCGTCGACGACGCCCGCGAGTACGTCGGCGAAGACGGCGACGGGCTCTCGATGCTGTTCCAGTTCGAGCACGTCACCTTCGACCACGGCGAGCACAAGTTCGACGCCGACGAGCCCGACCTGGTCGAGTTCAAGGAGATCCTCGCCAAGTGGCAGGAGGGGCTGGCCGACGACGGCTGGAACTCGCTGTACCTCAACAACCACGACCAGCCACGGATGGTCTCGCGGTTCGGCGACGACGACGAGTACCGCCGCAAGTCCGCCAAACTCCTCGGGACGCTCACGCACACGCTGGGCGGCACGCCGTTCGTCTACCAAGGCGAGGAGATCGGGATGACCAACAGCGAGTTCGGGAGCCGCGAGGCCCTGCGGGACGTGGAAGTCCGTAACTACGTCGAGTCGGCCGTCGACGACGAGGACGGCCACGCCGACAGCTACGAAGACGTGCGCGAGGCCGTCGAGGCGATGAGCCGCGACAACGCCCGCACCCCGATGCAGTGGGACGACGGCGAGGCCGCCGGCTTCACCGACGGCGACCCGTGGATCGACGCCAACCCCAACTACGCCGAGGTCAACGTCTCCCGCGCCCGCGCCGACCCCGACTCGGTCTTTCACTACTACCGCGACCTGGTCGCCCTCCGCGAGCGCGACCTGCTCGTCTACGGCGACTTCGAGCTGCTCGCGCCCGACCACCCCTCCCTGTTCGCCTACACCCGCTCGCTCGCGGGTGCAGACGACGAACCCACCGAGCGCGCGCTGGTCGTCCTGAACGTCGACGACGAGCCGACGACCTTCGAGGTGCCCGCCGACGTGACCGTCGACGGCCTCGAACTGGCGCTCGCCAACGACGACGCTCCCGCGGTCCCCGGCCGGACCCTCGACCTCGGCCCGTGGGAGGCGCGGGTCTACCTGACGCCCGCCCCCGAACAGCAGGCTCTCGACACCGAACGATGA
- a CDS encoding ABC transporter substrate-binding protein, whose protein sequence is MSDNQNHGSNGTPMSRRRVMQLLGATGVAGGLAGCGGQSAVETDTQGDGGSDGSDGSDGGDGGSDTPESTATPEGFESTSMASIQELAYVTNQTLPVLPIMEKLAQSFQATDDWSVPSADSEKMQVYWPTSWLPRTGDWTLKEGADDERLTLAQWAVPADSQYNVWNGTNDGEARRMIFDRFMRYNVATREYHPYVISDWSVEESTLTLSVREGQTWHDGEPVTGTDVANHIKLDLYNSAGGGGIGPYVLPEGDMNAVPDRVQATGEKTVEITLEQPVNEDILLSLLAPTRLRAYDEVYGEYVTALDEAESEEERSTALGELTEFTDAEPVGNGPFQWEDADSQRTLVTKYEDHPDADNINFSEAEYLYKPQNSGRWSSLINGETDGSATLFMPQNQTRRLPDHMQTALVSRHWGMGIVFNHDREPVDDVRVRKAIANVINREAAAGNSAAGTGSKVAVTYPSGLTGEFNDQIEGHWLDGVADEFDTYGRAERRTEEAAELLRDAGYEKQNGTWQKDGEPLELPIKGPAGFSDWVSGVQTIVSHLQDFGIESEPIMQDSATYWGGDYVEGDFKLALQGWASYDHTHPYFHFDWIYRSGDATDYWNVPTEYEAPILHEELRDSETIAPDGYISDLATPQE, encoded by the coding sequence ATGTCTGACAACCAGAACCACGGGTCGAACGGGACGCCCATGTCGCGCCGCCGGGTGATGCAGCTGCTCGGTGCGACGGGCGTCGCCGGCGGCCTCGCGGGCTGCGGTGGACAGTCGGCAGTGGAAACGGATACACAGGGCGACGGTGGCTCCGACGGGAGCGACGGCTCGGACGGCGGCGACGGCGGCTCCGACACTCCCGAGTCGACCGCCACGCCGGAAGGGTTCGAGAGCACGTCGATGGCGTCGATCCAGGAGCTCGCCTACGTCACCAACCAGACGCTGCCGGTGTTGCCGATCATGGAGAAGCTGGCACAGTCGTTCCAGGCGACCGACGACTGGTCGGTTCCGTCGGCCGACAGCGAGAAGATGCAGGTGTACTGGCCGACCAGTTGGCTCCCGCGGACCGGCGACTGGACGCTGAAGGAGGGCGCCGACGACGAGCGACTGACCCTCGCCCAGTGGGCCGTCCCCGCCGACTCGCAGTACAACGTCTGGAACGGCACGAACGACGGGGAGGCCCGGCGGATGATCTTCGACCGGTTCATGCGGTACAACGTGGCCACCCGCGAGTACCACCCCTACGTGATCAGCGACTGGTCGGTCGAGGAGTCGACGCTGACGCTGTCGGTCCGCGAGGGCCAGACGTGGCACGACGGCGAGCCCGTCACCGGGACGGACGTGGCCAACCACATCAAACTCGACCTGTACAACAGCGCTGGCGGCGGCGGGATCGGCCCGTACGTCCTGCCGGAGGGCGACATGAACGCGGTGCCCGACCGCGTGCAGGCGACCGGCGAGAAGACCGTCGAGATAACGCTCGAACAACCGGTCAACGAGGACATCCTCCTCTCGTTGCTGGCGCCGACGCGGCTGCGCGCGTACGACGAGGTGTACGGCGAGTACGTGACGGCGCTCGACGAGGCCGAGAGCGAGGAGGAGCGCTCGACCGCGCTGGGCGAGCTGACGGAGTTCACCGACGCCGAGCCGGTCGGCAACGGTCCCTTCCAGTGGGAGGACGCCGACAGCCAGCGGACGCTCGTCACGAAGTACGAGGACCACCCCGACGCGGACAACATCAACTTCTCCGAGGCGGAGTACCTGTACAAACCGCAGAACTCCGGCCGGTGGAGCTCGCTCATCAACGGCGAGACCGACGGGTCGGCGACGCTGTTCATGCCCCAGAACCAGACCCGGCGGCTCCCCGACCACATGCAGACCGCGCTGGTCTCCCGCCACTGGGGGATGGGGATCGTCTTCAACCACGACCGCGAGCCGGTGGACGACGTGCGCGTCCGGAAGGCGATCGCTAACGTCATCAACCGCGAGGCCGCCGCGGGCAACTCCGCGGCCGGCACGGGGTCGAAGGTCGCCGTCACCTACCCGAGCGGCCTGACCGGCGAGTTCAACGACCAGATCGAGGGTCACTGGCTCGACGGCGTCGCCGACGAGTTCGACACGTACGGCCGCGCCGAGCGCCGCACCGAGGAGGCCGCGGAACTGCTCCGCGACGCCGGCTACGAGAAACAGAACGGCACCTGGCAGAAGGACGGCGAGCCCCTCGAACTCCCGATCAAGGGGCCCGCGGGCTTCTCCGACTGGGTGTCGGGCGTCCAGACCATCGTCTCGCACCTCCAGGACTTCGGCATCGAGTCCGAGCCGATCATGCAGGACTCGGCGACCTACTGGGGCGGCGACTACGTGGAGGGCGACTTCAAGCTCGCGCTCCAGGGGTGGGCGTCGTACGACCACACCCACCCGTACTTCCACTTCGACTGGATCTACCGGAGCGGGGACGCCACGGACTACTGGAACGTCCCGACGGAGTACGAGGCACCGATCCTGCACGAGGAGCTGCGCGACTCGGAGACCATCGCCCCGGACGGCTACATCTCCGACCTGGCGACGCCGCAGGAATGA
- a CDS encoding ABC transporter permease, with product MKYFVKRLGQSVFTVFAVVSFSFALIRLLPGGPMDYLRAQIMEQGGSSLSPEAINRRIEAQSGINPDEPVYLQYVDYMVGLAQGEFGQSVWYGDPVASIIGPAIPWTVFLTASALFIAFTVGVSLGAVMAYKEGSRFDVGATGVGLVLNSTPGYVVALLLVAYMGYRYQIFPTGGRYNSALDPALTNPEFLLSVLYHGAMPIASMAVVGFGGWALSMRGNAIRVLGEDYLRVARLRGLSTRRIALRYVARNAILPMYTGLMIAIGTVFGGAVIIENIFAYPGVGFYLIQAISARDYPLMMGGFILITVAMVIGITIADLTYGWLDPRARGGASRESY from the coding sequence ATGAAATACTTCGTCAAACGCCTCGGACAGTCGGTGTTCACCGTCTTCGCGGTGGTGTCGTTCAGCTTCGCCCTCATCAGACTCCTGCCGGGAGGACCGATGGACTACCTCCGGGCGCAGATCATGGAGCAGGGGGGCAGTAGCCTCTCGCCCGAGGCCATCAACAGGCGCATCGAGGCCCAGTCGGGGATCAACCCGGACGAGCCCGTTTACCTCCAGTACGTCGACTACATGGTCGGTCTCGCGCAGGGCGAGTTCGGCCAGTCGGTCTGGTACGGCGACCCCGTCGCGAGCATCATCGGCCCGGCGATCCCGTGGACGGTCTTTCTGACCGCCTCGGCGCTGTTCATCGCCTTCACGGTCGGCGTCTCGCTGGGCGCGGTCATGGCCTACAAGGAGGGGTCGCGGTTCGACGTCGGGGCCACCGGCGTCGGCCTCGTGCTCAACTCGACGCCGGGCTACGTCGTCGCGCTGTTGCTCGTCGCGTACATGGGGTATCGCTACCAGATCTTCCCGACCGGCGGGCGCTACAACTCCGCGCTGGACCCCGCGCTCACCAACCCCGAGTTCCTGCTGAGCGTCCTCTATCACGGGGCGATGCCGATCGCCTCGATGGCCGTCGTCGGCTTCGGCGGCTGGGCGCTGTCGATGCGGGGCAACGCCATCCGCGTCCTCGGCGAGGACTACCTCCGCGTGGCGCGGCTGCGCGGGCTCTCGACCCGGCGGATCGCCCTGCGGTACGTCGCGCGCAACGCCATCCTGCCGATGTACACCGGCCTGATGATCGCCATCGGGACCGTCTTCGGCGGCGCGGTCATCATCGAGAACATCTTCGCGTACCCGGGCGTGGGGTTCTACCTCATCCAGGCCATCAGCGCCCGCGACTACCCGCTGATGATGGGCGGGTTCATCCTCATCACCGTCGCGATGGTCATCGGCATCACGATCGCCGACCTGACCTACGGCTGGCTCGACCCGCGCGCCCGAGGAGGTGCCTCTCGTGAGTCCTACTGA